A DNA window from Limanda limanda chromosome 6, fLimLim1.1, whole genome shotgun sequence contains the following coding sequences:
- the LOC133003031 gene encoding transient receptor potential cation channel subfamily V member 1-like, producing the protein MEGGRTLDGEEPNKDQGEEEEEEEEKEGSSLDWLMRKDNIEITPMDSNVLTSRSSVDNFCSRAFTRERVFEAASQGDTAQLHGLIDYLRLHDLRLTSPEYTDETNGKTALLKALLNLKDGKNDTVDVLLDVAEKTDDLENLVNASYKDLCYKGQSPLHVAIERRSFDHVKLLVQKGADVQAKANGRFFQRKAGLGFYFGELPLSLAACTNQPNMVSFLMENPFRRADLADRDSQGNTVFHTLVVIADNTTENTDMVARMYDDILVQHNKLEKTETVRLEAIENNQGLTSLKLAAKLGKIGLFRHILQREFEDEEMRPLCRKLTEWVYGPVHSSLYDMTSIDTSEGNSVLEIVVFGSEIPNRPEMLQIEPLRSLLQDKWDRFASKLFLMNFLVYLIYVSIFTTVAYNRKVGQPPFPIENVLADGLRCTGEIFSVLGAVWFLFKAIIIFRKNPPNFRALYTDGFSDILFFLQAILLLICAIVYLCGRKEYVGLLVLSLALAWINVLYYSRGSKQMGIYNVMMQRMILGDILHFLCVYGVLLFGFSAAIVSLMEDTAHKNDSVPGGRTFDVETFTCKKPSYNDIRFTTLELFKFTIGMGDLEFTDHVQYKEVFYILLISYIVLTYILLLNMLIALMGNTVERISKESENIWNLQRAFTILDMERTVPRALRSKLFSGASKTVCPRGQKDESRQFFRVEEMNWRQWRSHLGGIHEEDPGNDMMQSQPHNPTPRNPWNLSPLLEKIRTRRNQPQNPSFP; encoded by the exons ATGGAAGGTGGACGGACACTGGACGGAGAGGAGCCAAACAAAGAccaaggggaggaggaggaggaggaggaggagaaggaggggagcaGTCTGGACTGGCTCATGAGAAAAGACAACATAGAGATTACTCCTATGGACTCCAACGTTTTAACGTCTAG ATCCAGTGTTGACAACTTCTGCAGCCGAGCGTTCACCAGGGAGCGAGTGTTTGAAGCAGCATCTCAGGGGGACACAGCTCAGCTCCACGGCCTAATCGACTACCTGCGACTTCATGATCTACGACTCACGAGCCCAGAATACACAG ATGAAACCAATGGGAAGACGGCGCTCCTGAAAGCTTTGCTGAACCTAAAAGATGGAAAAAATGACACAGTTGATGTTTTGCTTGACGTAGCAGAGAAAACTGACGATTTAGAAAATCTAGTCAACGCGTCTTACAAAGATCTTTGCTACAAAG GTCAGTCGCCGCTGCACGTCGCCATCGAGAGAAGAAGCTTCGACCACGTGAAGCTGCTCGTCCAGAAAGGAGCAGACGTGCAGGCCAAAGCCAACGGGAGGTTCTTCCAGCGCAAAGCAGGACtgggattttattttg GAGAACTTCCACTGTCGCTGGCGGCCTGCACCAACCAGCCCAACATGGTGTCCTTCCTCATGGAGAACCCGTTCAGAAGAGCCGACCTGGCCGACAGGGACTCCCAGGGAAACACGGTCTTCCACACCTTGGTGGTCATAGCGGACAacaccacagaaaacacagacatggTCGCGAGGATGTACGACGACATCCTCGTCCAGCACAACAAGctggagaaaacagaaacagtgaGGCTGGAGGCGATTGAGAACAATCAGGGGTTGACGTCTCTGAAGTTAGCGGCCAAGCTGGGAAAGATCGGG CTGTTCAGACACATTCTGCAGCGGGAGtttgaggatgaggagatgaggccGCTGTGCAGGAAGTTGACAGAGTGGGTCTACGGGCCGGTTCACTCCTCGCTCTACGACATGACCTCCATCGACACCAGCGAAGGCAACTCCGTGCTGGAGATCGTCGTCTTTGGGAGTGAAATTCCG AACCGTCCTGAGATGCTCCAGATCGAACCTCTCCGCAGTCTCCTGCAGGACAAATGGGACAGATTCGCTTCTAAACTATTCTTGATGAATTTCTTGGTGTATCTGATCTACGTGAGCATCTTCACCACCGTGGCCTACAACAGAAAGGTCGGACAG CCGCCGTTTCCCATCGAGAACGTCCTGGCCGACGGCCTCCGCTGCACCGGGGAGATCTTCAGTGTCCTCGGAGCCGTGTGGTTTCTCTTTAAAGCG ATAATCATTTTCAGGAAGAACCCTCCAAACTTCAGGGCTCTTTACACAGATGGATTCTCTGACATTCTGTT CTTCCTGCAGGCGATTCTTCTTCTCATCTGTGCGATCGTGTACCTCTGTGGGCGGAAGGAATATGTGGGACTGCTCGTGCTCTCGCTGGCTCTGGCCTGGATCAACGTCCTTTACTACTCAAGAGGCTCCAAACAGATGGGGATATACAATGTCATGATGCAAAGG ATGATTCTTGGAGACATCTTACACTTTCTATGTGTCTATGGAGTCTTGCTATTTGGATTTTCTGCAG cCATCGTTTCTCTCATGGAAGACACTGCTCATAAAAACGATTCAGTGCCTGGTGGAAGGACTTTCGACGTCGAGACGTTTACGTGCAAAAAGCCGAGTTACAACGACATCCGCTTTACAACACTGGAACTGTTCAAGTTCACTATAGGAATGGGAGATCTGGAGTTCACCGACCACGTCCAGTATAAAGAAGTTTTCTACATCCTGCTCATCTCGTACATTGTCCTGACTTACATCCTGCTGCTCAACATGCTCATAGCACTGATGGGAAACACAGTGGAGAGAATCtccaaagaaagtgaaaacatctgGAACCTGCAG AGAGCGTTTACCATTCTGGACATGGAGCGAACTGTGCCGAGGGCCCTGAGGAGCAAACTGTTCTCCGGAGCGTCCAAGACGGTTTGTCCGAGAGGCCAGAAGGACGAGAGTCGCCAATTTTTCAG GGTGGAGGAAATGAACTGGAGACAGTGGAGGTCGCATCTCGGTGGGATCCATGAGGAAGACCCAGGAAATGACATGATGCAGTCGCAGCCTCACAACCCGACACCTc GGAACCCGTGGAACCTGAGTCCACTGTTGGAGAAGATTCGTACCAGACGGAACCAGCCACAGAATCCCAGCTTTCCCTAA
- the LOC133003032 gene encoding ATP synthase subunit a-like produces MVVVLAPFCFKCRSFFVFVFVFGGFGSFVFVFVFVFVIVFVIVFVFGFCFVFVFGFGSFVFVFVFVIVFGFCFVFVFGFGSFVFVIVFGFCFVFVFGFGSFVFVFVIVFGFCFVFVFGFGSFVFVFVIVFGFCFVFVFVIVFGFCFVFVFDSFVFVFVFVFNFCFVFGFGSFVFVFVIVFGFCFVFVFVIVFGFCFVFVFDSFVFVFVFVFNFCFVFGFGSFVFVFVFVFVIVFGFCFVFVFVIVFGFCFVFVFDSFVFVFVFVFNFCFVFVFGFGCGGRSLISPLPVTAHNPGKTQHRRGEGVRSPVNPGASRCHQILRKLMLILKQTDFNC; encoded by the exons atggtggtggtgctggCCCCCTTCTGCTTCAAGTGTCGCAgcttcttcgtcttcgtcttcgtctttgGCGGCTTTGGCagcttcgtcttcgtcttcgtcttcgtcttcgtcatcGTCTTCGtcatcgtcttcgtcttcggcttttgcttcgtcttcgtcttcggcTTTGGCagcttcgtcttcgtcttcgtcttcgtcatcGTCTTCGGCTTTtgcttcgtcttcgtcttcggcTTTGGCAGCTTCGTCTTCGTCATCGTCTTCGGCTTTtgcttcgtcttcgtcttcggcTTTGGCagcttcgtcttcgtcttcgtcatcGTCTTCGGCTTTtgcttcgtcttcgtcttcggcTTTGGCagcttcgtcttcgtcttcgtcatcGTCTTCGGCTTTtgcttcgtcttcgtcttcgtcatcGTCTTCGGCTTTtgcttcgtcttcgtcttcgacagcttcgtcttcgtcttcgtttTCGTCTTCAACTTTTGCTTCGTCTTCGGCTTTGGCagcttcgtcttcgtcttcgtcatcGTCTTCGGCTTTtgcttcgtcttcgtcttcgtcatcGTCTTCGGCTTTtgcttcgtcttcgtcttcgacagcttcgtcttcgtcttcgtttTCGTCTTCAACTTTTGCTTCGTCTTCGGCTTTGGCagcttcgtcttcgtcttcgtcttcgtcttcgtcatcGTCTTCGGCTTTtgcttcgtcttcgtcttcgtcatcGTCTTCGGCTTTtgcttcgtcttcgtcttcgacagcttcgtcttcgtcttcgtttTCGTCTTCAACTTTtgcttcgtcttcgtcttcggcTTTGGCTGCGGCGGCCGGAGTCTTATTAGCCCTCTCCCTGTTACAGCCCACAACCCGGGTAAAACCCAGCACCGCCGGGGAGAAGGTGTAAGGAGCCCGGTGAATCCCGGTGCCTCCCG GTGTCACCAGATCCTCAGGAAGTTGATGCTGATACTGAAGCAGACAGACTTTAACTGCTGA
- the LOC133003744 gene encoding V-set and transmembrane domain-containing protein 5 — MRRFRLWDVQDVAVFLSIASYICDLAGAISIHSPQRSLTRSVQEDVFFSVDVSSDGLHTIQWNFMSGAVSRTIGTWQPGVFTNITVDYSSRVQSYDNGSMGLSNLRLQDGGYYVVTVTETEGSSKDSGFVLKVNEALYEDLQYLSVSALALAGVAALLMLLMWLLDKAYRRIVAWRRRRQMPEANATELQPL; from the exons ATGAGGCGTTTCAGGCTCTGGGATGTTCAAGATGTTGCTGTGTTTCTCAGCATCGCATCATATATCTGTGACCTAG CCGGAGCCATCTCCATCCACTCTCCTCAGAGGAGCCTCACCAGGTCCGTGCAGGAGGATGTGTTCTTCTCAGTGGACGTTTCCTCCGACGGGCTCCACACCATACAATGGAACTTTATGTCAGGAGCGGTGAGCCGCACCATCGGGACTTGGCAGCCCGGTGTGTTCACCAACATCACGGTGGATTACAGCAGCAGAGTGCAGTCCTACGACAATGGCTCCATGGGCCTGTCCAACCTGCGGCTGCAGGACGGAGGATACTACGTGGTCACGGTGACAGAAACAGAAGGAAGCAGCAAGGACTCCGGGTTCGTCCTGAAAGTGAACG aGGCGCTGTACGAGGACCTTCAGTATTTGTCCGTCTCTGCTCTGGCTCTGGCCGGCGTGGCCGCCCTGCTCATGCTCCTCATGTGGCTGCTGGACAAGGCGTACAGGAGGATCGTGGCGTGGAGACGCAGGAGACAGATGCCAG AAGCTAATGCGACGGAGCTGCAGCCGCTGTGA